A region of Methanocorpusculum labreanum Z DNA encodes the following proteins:
- the hisG gene encoding ATP phosphoribosyltransferase has translation MAKIRLAIPNKGRIAEPINDLMDKAGIHINMTGSRQLIAKTIDPEIEVLFVRPIDIPEYVAKGVADLGITGLDMVAERRADVARLLDLKFGSAKLVIAVPQESPITSVETMNGCRIATEFPSICKDFFAERSVEVNIIEVSGACEAAPHLGIADGIADLTSSGTTLEVNKLRIVEEILASTTNVIANKTSLVEKHEKIEEILLAFESVIAAKGQCYLMLNVKREKLEEIKALIPGLGGPTIMDIAGSGSVALHAVVSTNKVYQLINQLKRAGARDILVLDIMRMVR, from the coding sequence ATGGCAAAAATACGTCTGGCGATTCCAAATAAGGGTCGTATAGCAGAGCCGATCAACGATCTGATGGACAAAGCCGGTATCCATATCAATATGACCGGCTCCCGTCAGCTTATCGCAAAGACGATCGATCCGGAGATCGAGGTCCTGTTCGTCAGGCCGATTGACATACCAGAATATGTGGCGAAGGGTGTTGCCGATCTCGGCATCACCGGGCTCGATATGGTCGCTGAACGCCGGGCGGACGTTGCCCGTCTTCTGGATCTGAAGTTCGGCTCGGCAAAACTCGTAATCGCCGTCCCTCAGGAATCTCCTATCACGTCTGTCGAGACGATGAACGGCTGCCGGATCGCCACCGAATTTCCAAGCATCTGTAAAGATTTCTTCGCTGAAAGATCCGTCGAAGTGAATATTATCGAGGTTTCCGGGGCATGCGAAGCGGCCCCGCATCTCGGCATAGCCGACGGAATTGCCGACCTGACCTCATCCGGGACGACACTCGAGGTCAACAAACTCCGGATTGTCGAAGAGATCCTTGCAAGCACGACCAACGTCATCGCCAACAAAACCTCTCTCGTCGAAAAGCATGAAAAGATCGAAGAGATCCTTCTTGCCTTTGAGAGCGTTATCGCTGCCAAAGGTCAGTGTTATCTGATGCTGAATGTGAAACGGGAGAAACTCGAGGAGATCAAAGCGCTGATCCCCGGTCTTGGGGGTCCGACGATCATGGACATTGCCGGCTCCGGATCCGTTGCCCTCCATGCCGTCGTATCGACCAACAAGGTATATCAGCTGATCAATCAGCTGAAACGTGCCGGAGCACGGGATATCCTTGTTCTGGACATCATGAGGATGGTGAGATAG
- a CDS encoding TrmB family transcriptional regulator: MFEENMIVQLKGIGMSEYESKVYLTLICINSASPRELHETTNIPRGRVYETLTTLEKKGFIISNRQSPVRYRVADIPHTVERLKREAVIRYDTLGMALETFAALACTDQLGQTYTIQSEWGIENHIRFLLKTAKNELLIISDDPAFYQYFAEELSQAVKRVSVNSVVSNKKTAKKIPFPCYLADKDTKESLFQPPILRKMSLPTKVIIYADRKEVLAVYVREGKKEAVFTRNNIYADFITRTVMKNQVRLSQ, from the coding sequence ATGTTTGAAGAAAATATGATAGTTCAGCTCAAGGGAATAGGTATGAGTGAGTATGAATCAAAGGTTTATCTCACACTTATCTGTATTAATTCCGCAAGTCCCCGGGAACTTCACGAGACAACCAATATTCCCCGGGGAAGGGTATACGAGACGCTCACCACTCTGGAAAAGAAGGGTTTTATCATCTCGAACAGACAATCCCCGGTTCGCTATCGGGTCGCCGACATCCCCCACACCGTCGAAAGACTGAAGCGGGAGGCAGTTATACGCTATGATACGCTTGGCATGGCGCTTGAAACCTTTGCCGCTCTTGCCTGTACCGATCAGCTTGGTCAGACCTACACCATCCAGTCTGAGTGGGGAATAGAGAATCATATCCGTTTTCTTTTGAAAACAGCAAAGAACGAACTTCTCATCATCTCCGACGATCCCGCATTTTATCAGTATTTTGCAGAGGAGCTTTCCCAGGCGGTAAAACGCGTAAGTGTCAACAGTGTCGTCAGTAATAAAAAAACAGCGAAGAAAATACCATTCCCCTGTTATCTTGCCGACAAAGACACAAAAGAGTCTTTGTTCCAGCCCCCGATCCTCAGAAAAATGTCCCTGCCGACGAAAGTGATCATCTATGCGGACAGAAAGGAAGTACTTGCAGTATATGTGCGTGAAGGAAAGAAAGAGGCTGTTTTCACGCGAAACAACATCTACGCCGATTTCATAACCCGTACTGTTATGAAAAATCAGGTCAGGCTCTCTCAATAA
- a CDS encoding (Fe-S)-binding protein, whose amino-acid sequence MVWTPPGKDCGACGAESCDAFMILAESGMKNLTACPYYHKDVPACSCRELPASYSGTDVCNAPYDFVLSALPNEPSARKILLPFRPDLVEREEIKKGDIVLGRPAGAGCPVQHVIRVLEADHITGLITGHVVGPAFSRDNTDIVDLKMYHMIGFEGVARVVARPPQFGIRHPFLPGFCMMDRTHTGIVNMILEKSYGLHVRVEGIVIL is encoded by the coding sequence ATGGTCTGGACGCCCCCGGGAAAAGACTGCGGAGCCTGCGGAGCGGAAAGCTGCGATGCATTCATGATCCTGGCAGAATCCGGCATGAAAAACCTTACCGCCTGCCCGTATTATCATAAGGATGTGCCGGCATGCAGCTGCAGAGAGCTTCCCGCATCATACTCCGGCACGGATGTCTGCAATGCTCCGTACGACTTCGTGCTTTCCGCTCTGCCGAACGAGCCTTCCGCACGGAAAATCCTTCTGCCGTTTCGGCCTGATCTGGTCGAACGCGAGGAAATCAAAAAAGGTGATATCGTTCTTGGCAGACCGGCGGGTGCGGGATGCCCTGTTCAGCATGTCATCCGCGTCCTCGAAGCTGATCATATCACCGGGCTGATCACCGGACATGTAGTTGGTCCGGCATTTTCCCGGGACAACACTGATATCGTTGATCTGAAAATGTATCATATGATCGGATTCGAGGGAGTGGCCAGGGTCGTCGCCCGGCCGCCGCAGTTTGGGATCCGGCATCCGTTCCTGCCGGGATTTTGTATGATGGACCGGACGCACACCGGCATCGTCAATATGATCCTCGAGAAGTCCTACGGTCTCCACGTTAGAGTGGAGGGGATCGTGATATTATGA
- the mtxX gene encoding methanogenesis marker protein Mmp4/MtxX, protein MITLGIGCGADAEKVLASAELAASEDLRILCYSSTPLNETDSAFVEMVISDQPHIAMIDDLRSGKIQGAVRGTLPANETLRYLKTAYGVSRLERIALLETARGERFFLAPVGVDEGWAVDEKIELVARGRDLARSFGLNEKTAILSGGRIGDVGRHPVVDKSISDAIQVAEKTGAVHGEILIEDMVKECGVIIAPDGISGNLIFRTLTFLGAGIGHGAPVMNIPGVFIDSSRASSGYVPALNLTATVVKKNNPQLSPDF, encoded by the coding sequence ATGATAACGCTTGGAATCGGCTGCGGCGCCGACGCCGAAAAAGTTTTGGCAAGTGCAGAGCTGGCAGCTTCAGAGGATCTCCGCATCCTCTGTTACTCATCAACCCCGTTGAATGAAACGGATTCAGCATTTGTCGAGATGGTCATCTCGGATCAACCTCACATTGCTATGATTGATGATCTCCGTTCTGGAAAAATTCAGGGAGCCGTAAGGGGGACTCTGCCGGCAAATGAGACTCTCAGATATCTGAAGACAGCCTACGGCGTCTCCCGTCTGGAACGAATCGCCCTGCTGGAAACAGCCCGAGGCGAACGGTTTTTCCTTGCCCCCGTCGGTGTTGACGAAGGATGGGCCGTTGATGAGAAGATAGAGCTTGTTGCCCGCGGCCGGGACCTTGCACGGAGTTTTGGGTTGAATGAGAAAACCGCAATTCTTTCTGGAGGAAGGATCGGAGATGTCGGCAGGCACCCGGTCGTTGATAAATCCATCAGCGATGCTATTCAGGTTGCGGAAAAAACCGGTGCTGTCCATGGGGAGATTTTGATCGAAGATATGGTCAAAGAGTGCGGTGTCATTATTGCTCCGGACGGCATTTCCGGGAATCTGATATTTCGTACACTAACGTTTCTTGGAGCTGGAATCGGGCATGGTGCGCCAGTTATGAATATTCCCGGCGTATTTATTGATAGTTCGCGCGCCTCGTCAGGATACGTTCCCGCCCTCAATTTGACGGCAACAGTTGTGAAAAAAAATAACCCACAATTAAGCCCAGATTTCTAA
- a CDS encoding ATP-binding cassette domain-containing protein — MSSSRTKIESLTILPGTTRDGTKEGFDEIVIRPGDTFSIVGPTGSGKTAFINDIEVFAQGDTVTNRRILINGREPDEALVRDPSRKPIAMITQNTKCLADLVVSEFLEMHIRSRKLDGDGIVEKTIRIANEFTGEKIRPHMRMSALSGGQTRSLFIADAIIISDTPIILLDEVENAGIFKDRVIEVLREEKKAIIFVTHDPYVALLTGTRIVMENGAVTKILTPGREEEETLAEIARMDAKITNLRERIRAGELLCGLEGVEA, encoded by the coding sequence ATGTCTTCTTCACGCACAAAGATAGAGTCCCTCACCATTCTTCCCGGAACCACCCGGGATGGAACAAAGGAGGGATTTGATGAGATCGTTATCCGCCCGGGCGACACGTTCTCCATCGTCGGTCCGACCGGGTCGGGAAAAACCGCGTTCATCAACGATATCGAAGTGTTCGCCCAAGGAGACACGGTTACGAACCGCCGGATTTTGATCAACGGCAGGGAACCGGACGAGGCTCTGGTCCGTGATCCATCCAGAAAACCCATCGCCATGATCACGCAGAATACCAAATGCCTTGCTGACCTGGTCGTTTCCGAGTTTCTGGAGATGCATATCCGTTCACGGAAACTGGACGGAGATGGTATTGTCGAGAAGACCATCCGCATTGCAAACGAGTTTACCGGGGAAAAAATTCGGCCGCATATGCGGATGAGCGCTCTTTCCGGCGGGCAGACCAGGTCTCTTTTTATTGCCGACGCAATCATAATCTCCGACACGCCGATCATTCTGCTGGATGAAGTGGAGAATGCCGGCATCTTCAAGGACCGGGTCATCGAAGTTCTGCGTGAAGAAAAGAAGGCCATTATCTTCGTGACCCACGACCCTTACGTCGCTCTCCTTACCGGGACACGGATCGTGATGGAAAACGGCGCCGTAACGAAGATCCTGACCCCAGGAAGAGAAGAGGAGGAGACGCTTGCGGAGATCGCACGAATGGATGCTAAGATCACGAATCTTCGAGAACGCATCCGTGCCGGCGAACTCCTGTGCGGGCTCGAAGGAGTCGAGGCATGA
- a CDS encoding DNA integrity scanning protein DisA nucleotide-binding domain protein encodes MSEKNRLLLTAADNLAKTVNALAVISFLPKEEDIVIDTPTVHVVDIQPEILRDHSMVALVDYCSNQIIDAVLQYKILANVDSGTVVAAFPYAILIYDVESQDNSFSVGDYAHIVDPEALHSVLMLALELAHDGREGRSVGTAFIVGDIDELKRWSHQGVLNPYEGHPEEVRDVKIEENWESVKEFAQLDGVFIIDKNGIIAASGRYLDADSRDANLQSGLGGRHLATAAITKVVHAVGIVVSESGGVIRVFVGGKSVAQIRTDIKLVL; translated from the coding sequence ATGAGTGAGAAGAACCGGCTTCTTCTTACAGCGGCGGACAATCTGGCAAAAACGGTAAATGCCCTCGCCGTAATCTCCTTTCTTCCAAAAGAGGAGGATATCGTCATCGACACGCCGACGGTCCACGTGGTCGATATTCAGCCCGAGATCCTGCGTGACCACAGTATGGTTGCCCTTGTGGATTACTGTTCGAACCAGATCATCGATGCCGTTCTTCAATACAAGATACTTGCAAACGTGGACAGCGGAACCGTGGTTGCCGCATTTCCCTATGCGATCCTCATTTATGATGTGGAAAGTCAGGACAACTCCTTCTCGGTCGGAGATTATGCACACATTGTCGATCCGGAAGCTCTGCATTCTGTACTGATGCTTGCCCTTGAACTTGCCCACGACGGACGTGAAGGGCGATCAGTCGGTACTGCCTTCATTGTTGGCGATATCGATGAACTGAAACGCTGGTCCCATCAGGGTGTCTTAAATCCTTACGAGGGACATCCGGAAGAGGTCAGGGACGTGAAAATCGAGGAAAACTGGGAAAGCGTGAAAGAGTTTGCCCAGCTCGACGGTGTCTTTATCATCGATAAAAACGGGATCATCGCAGCATCCGGCAGATACCTCGATGCAGACAGCCGCGATGCGAATCTGCAGAGCGGACTCGGCGGCCGCCATCTGGCCACCGCAGCGATCACCAAGGTCGTACATGCGGTCGGGATCGTCGTGTCGGAGTCAGGCGGAGTCATCCGCGTTTTTGTCGGCGGGAAGTCCGTTGCCCAGATCCGTACTGATATTAAATTAGTTCTTTAA
- a CDS encoding GTP-binding protein, translated as MNVKLIAIAGPPSAGKTAVVKQIIRSLPDPKKAAYLKIDVVQAWEDEELAAEFGIPTKKVYSGDMCPDHMGIMVIRDAMEWAEQIGAEYLLYESAGLCLRCTPYTKNSLGLCVISAVSGTHAPLKMAPMIALADVAVVTKIDLVSQAEKEVFRERIKEVAPDIDIIETNAVQGTGMRYLNKVIADMPPAPLEKDMLRGVPPLGVCTICIGKKEIGWQEHFGVIRQIDAPDSIYRGD; from the coding sequence ATGAACGTAAAGCTGATCGCCATCGCCGGACCGCCGAGCGCAGGAAAAACCGCGGTTGTCAAACAGATCATCCGCAGTCTTCCCGACCCGAAAAAAGCCGCATACCTAAAGATTGATGTGGTGCAGGCATGGGAAGACGAGGAGCTCGCCGCCGAGTTCGGCATTCCAACGAAAAAAGTGTATTCCGGGGATATGTGCCCGGATCATATGGGGATCATGGTTATCCGGGACGCGATGGAATGGGCAGAGCAGATCGGCGCCGAGTATCTTCTTTACGAAAGCGCGGGTCTTTGTCTGCGCTGTACGCCCTATACCAAAAATTCGCTTGGCCTCTGCGTTATCTCGGCCGTATCGGGGACACATGCTCCGCTTAAAATGGCCCCGATGATCGCCCTCGCGGACGTGGCCGTCGTAACAAAGATCGATCTTGTTTCCCAGGCGGAAAAAGAGGTCTTCCGCGAGCGGATAAAAGAGGTCGCGCCGGATATCGACATCATCGAAACCAACGCCGTCCAGGGAACCGGTATGCGGTATCTCAACAAAGTGATCGCGGATATGCCGCCCGCTCCGTTAGAGAAGGATATGCTTCGGGGGGTCCCGCCGCTTGGCGTCTGCACGATCTGCATCGGGAAAAAAGAGATCGGGTGGCAGGAACATTTCGGCGTGATCCGGCAAATCGACGCTCCCGACAGTATCTACCGGGGTGACTGA
- a CDS encoding replication factor C large subunit, whose amino-acid sequence MDWAEKYRPMHLADILGNGSAVRQIVDWAKTWTPDSRPLLFTGKPGIGKTSAALALARDMDWEVLELNASDARTKTIIERVAGNSSTTTSLFGAGRKLIIIDEVDNLEGNADRGGARAIADILKEAKQPIVLIANDAYGVSDSIRRLCDPVPFRAIGVSTLQKRMKEICRFEDIACGEDALSAIAESSAGDMRTAVNMLFGSSTGKTSISVGDINTAQKDERATIFDLVGGVFAGAPDRELQKLSFECDEKPDSVMQWIEESIPLMHDPKRRIRAYGRISRADVYLGRTMRRQYFTLWRYATSMMTLGVASENAGAGFRTRIMPPSRWKRMSTAKKQKTVRRTLAASLAEGYSIPERQIQSEYLDLLSRFAEKDPAAFCERHNLDVDQMGIILHDKAAAAAAVKTVQQAAKERDMKVKKMAASKKAEMRKLEEQLEALRMQEPPVPETPPAAEEQPLEEPQEEKKLAPKQATLDFF is encoded by the coding sequence ATGGACTGGGCAGAGAAGTACCGCCCGATGCACCTTGCCGATATTTTAGGCAATGGATCGGCGGTCAGACAGATTGTTGACTGGGCCAAAACCTGGACGCCGGACTCCCGTCCGCTGCTTTTCACGGGAAAACCGGGTATTGGAAAGACATCTGCAGCCCTTGCTCTCGCCCGCGATATGGACTGGGAAGTTCTGGAACTGAACGCTTCGGATGCCCGCACGAAAACGATCATCGAGCGGGTCGCCGGAAACTCGTCAACAACGACTAGTCTATTTGGCGCCGGCCGAAAACTCATCATCATCGACGAGGTGGATAACCTCGAAGGAAATGCGGACAGAGGGGGAGCCCGGGCAATCGCTGATATTCTCAAAGAGGCAAAACAACCGATCGTTCTGATCGCAAACGACGCATACGGGGTCTCCGATTCGATTCGCCGGCTCTGTGATCCGGTCCCGTTCAGAGCGATCGGTGTCTCTACGCTCCAGAAACGGATGAAGGAGATCTGCCGTTTCGAAGACATCGCCTGCGGAGAAGATGCACTTTCAGCAATCGCGGAAAGTTCGGCAGGGGATATGCGTACTGCCGTAAATATGCTGTTCGGCTCCTCGACCGGCAAGACGAGCATCTCTGTCGGAGACATCAATACCGCCCAGAAGGATGAACGTGCGACGATTTTTGATTTAGTAGGCGGCGTTTTTGCCGGAGCACCGGACCGGGAACTGCAGAAACTTTCGTTCGAATGCGACGAAAAACCTGACTCTGTTATGCAGTGGATCGAGGAATCGATCCCGCTGATGCATGATCCCAAACGGCGGATCCGAGCATACGGCAGGATCTCCCGGGCCGATGTGTATCTTGGACGAACGATGCGGCGCCAGTATTTCACCCTCTGGCGGTATGCCACATCGATGATGACGCTCGGCGTGGCTTCGGAAAACGCCGGCGCAGGATTTCGGACGCGGATCATGCCCCCGTCCCGCTGGAAACGGATGAGTACCGCAAAAAAGCAGAAGACGGTCAGACGAACCCTCGCTGCATCGCTTGCAGAAGGATACAGCATTCCGGAGAGACAGATCCAGAGCGAGTATCTGGACCTGCTTTCCCGGTTTGCCGAAAAAGACCCTGCAGCATTCTGCGAACGCCACAACCTCGACGTCGATCAGATGGGAATCATCCTGCATGACAAAGCAGCCGCTGCCGCCGCGGTAAAGACAGTCCAGCAGGCCGCAAAAGAACGGGACATGAAGGTGAAAAAGATGGCGGCTTCCAAGAAGGCGGAGATGCGAAAACTCGAGGAGCAGCTGGAAGCTCTGCGCATGCAGGAACCCCCAGTCCCGGAAACGCCGCCGGCAGCAGAAGAACAACCGCTCGAAGAACCTCAGGAAGAAAAAAAGCTCGCCCCAAAGCAGGCGACGCTGGACTTTTTCTAA
- a CDS encoding histone family protein produces MADLPKAAVVRLAKKAGAVRVGEDAADALVAKAEAYIEAIAKQAFELAQHAGRKTIKAEDIDLATKE; encoded by the coding sequence ATGGCAGACTTACCAAAAGCAGCAGTCGTCAGACTTGCAAAGAAAGCTGGCGCCGTTCGTGTAGGCGAAGATGCAGCAGATGCATTAGTAGCAAAAGCAGAAGCGTATATTGAAGCTATCGCAAAGCAGGCATTCGAACTTGCCCAGCATGCAGGTCGCAAGACCATCAAGGCAGAGGATATTGACCTCGCCACTAAGGAATAA
- the hisA gene encoding 1-(5-phosphoribosyl)-5-[(5-phosphoribosylamino)methylideneamino]imidazole-4-carboxamide isomerase: protein MEVFPAVDILSGNCVQLVGGDRLTATVYGSPMDNARRWISEGASNLHVVNLDGAFTASTTNAEMIREVVEKTDVFVQVGGGIRSLEDARGWLNCGVARIILSTFATREPAVIRTLSKEFGSERIMAGVDARRGEIAVSGWQELAGDFIVWAQKFEELGAGSLLYTNVDVEGQQAGIDIEPVQKLLDAVDIPVIVAGGVTTSQDVTALKQLGASGCVLGSALYSGRITLKEALEAAV from the coding sequence ATGGAAGTCTTCCCGGCGGTCGACATACTTTCCGGGAACTGTGTCCAGCTTGTCGGCGGCGATCGGCTGACGGCCACGGTATATGGATCCCCGATGGACAATGCCCGTCGCTGGATCAGCGAAGGAGCATCCAATCTCCATGTCGTGAATCTTGACGGAGCATTTACAGCGAGCACCACCAACGCGGAGATGATCCGCGAAGTGGTCGAAAAAACAGACGTTTTTGTTCAGGTAGGCGGAGGTATTCGCAGTCTTGAGGATGCACGCGGCTGGCTGAACTGCGGCGTTGCCCGGATCATTCTGAGTACATTTGCGACCCGGGAACCTGCTGTTATCCGAACCTTAAGTAAAGAGTTCGGCAGCGAACGCATCATGGCAGGAGTGGATGCACGCCGGGGTGAGATCGCCGTTTCCGGATGGCAGGAACTGGCAGGCGACTTCATCGTCTGGGCCCAAAAGTTCGAAGAACTGGGTGCAGGATCTCTGCTCTACACAAATGTAGATGTGGAAGGACAGCAAGCCGGAATCGATATCGAACCTGTGCAGAAACTTCTGGATGCAGTCGACATTCCGGTCATCGTGGCAGGAGGCGTGACAACATCTCAGGATGTGACCGCTCTTAAGCAGCTCGGTGCATCGGGCTGTGTTCTCGGATCGGCACTCTACAGCGGACGAATCACTCTTAAAGAAGCACTGGAGGCAGCAGTATGA
- a CDS encoding methionine adenosyltransferase: MKRNISITHLSQTPMEKQKVELVERKCIGHPDSIADGVAEAISRALCREYMEECDGAVLHHNTDQGEVVAGESLPQFGGGKIIKPIYFLLTGRATRQFGNKVFATDAIAIEAARAYLSETIPTFNMDTDVIVDCRMGTGSTDLRDVFHTKKGHTAVPRANDTSFGVGHAPFSQVEQIILGLDEYISKEFRPKNPMVGYDLKLMGLRDINTITITVASAMVDRYCSGIDEYVEMKEKMVESFTQVARQYTDRKVKVEINTADIIRKKATSVFLTVNGTSAEMGDDGSVGRGNRCNGLITPNRPMSMEATSGKNPINHIGKIYNLLSTEIAKEACQKVDGIEEMYVRLLSQIGHPIDYPHIASVQCITKRGYNFKDFAPEVEEIVNKRLENITDITRLVIDGKLKTF, translated from the coding sequence ATGAAGAGAAATATCAGCATCACTCATCTTTCTCAAACTCCAATGGAAAAGCAGAAAGTCGAACTGGTCGAACGCAAATGTATCGGTCACCCCGACAGTATTGCCGATGGAGTCGCCGAGGCGATTTCCCGTGCACTCTGCAGAGAATATATGGAGGAGTGCGATGGTGCGGTCCTCCACCACAACACCGATCAGGGCGAAGTTGTAGCAGGGGAATCCCTTCCTCAGTTCGGCGGCGGAAAAATCATTAAACCGATCTACTTCCTCTTAACCGGAAGAGCAACCCGCCAGTTCGGCAACAAAGTATTCGCCACCGACGCCATCGCAATAGAAGCAGCACGTGCCTACCTGAGCGAAACAATACCCACCTTTAATATGGACACCGACGTCATCGTCGACTGCCGTATGGGAACCGGTTCTACCGACCTTCGTGATGTTTTCCACACGAAGAAAGGCCACACTGCAGTTCCTCGTGCAAACGACACCTCCTTTGGTGTAGGCCACGCCCCGTTCTCTCAGGTTGAACAGATCATCCTTGGACTTGACGAGTACATCTCCAAAGAGTTCCGCCCGAAAAACCCGATGGTCGGTTACGATCTCAAGCTCATGGGACTGAGAGACATCAATACTATCACTATCACCGTCGCTTCCGCGATGGTCGACCGGTATTGTTCCGGTATCGACGAATATGTAGAGATGAAGGAAAAGATGGTTGAATCTTTTACGCAGGTAGCCAGACAATACACCGACAGGAAAGTAAAAGTTGAGATCAACACTGCAGATATCATCCGCAAAAAGGCGACCTCAGTTTTCCTGACCGTGAATGGCACCTCGGCAGAGATGGGCGACGACGGGTCCGTCGGACGCGGAAACCGCTGCAATGGGCTTATCACCCCGAACAGACCAATGTCCATGGAAGCAACTTCCGGTAAGAACCCCATCAACCATATCGGTAAGATCTACAACCTGCTTTCTACTGAAATCGCAAAGGAAGCATGCCAGAAGGTCGACGGCATCGAGGAAATGTACGTCAGACTCCTTTCCCAGATCGGTCATCCAATCGACTACCCGCACATTGCCAGTGTCCAGTGCATAACCAAACGCGGATACAACTTCAAGGACTTTGCACCTGAAGTTGAAGAGATCGTCAACAAACGTCTGGAGAACATCACCGATATCACCAGACTCGTCATCGACGGTAAATTAAAGACCTTCTAA
- the hisB gene encoding imidazoleglycerol-phosphate dehydratase HisB: MRSVAKTRETKETNIRVVFDPDTPGTIEISTGVAFMDHMLNAFARHGGFSLTVEAKGDLEVDCHHTIEDIGIVLGTAIKEAVGEGRGIRRFAHAIIPMDESRATAALDISGRGYLVMEGSFTGISTGSIPNDVFEHFFYSLCINAGITAHVIFSGVNDHHKCEAIFKAFGIALGEALSIRPGNTAVPSTKGTL, encoded by the coding sequence ATGAGATCAGTGGCAAAAACCAGAGAGACAAAAGAAACCAATATTCGTGTCGTCTTCGATCCGGATACACCCGGAACGATCGAGATATCCACGGGCGTCGCATTTATGGACCACATGCTGAACGCATTTGCCCGCCACGGCGGCTTTTCTCTGACCGTTGAGGCAAAAGGCGATCTTGAGGTCGATTGTCATCACACAATTGAAGACATCGGGATCGTTCTTGGGACCGCCATCAAAGAAGCGGTAGGCGAAGGTCGCGGCATCCGGCGTTTCGCTCATGCCATAATCCCGATGGACGAATCACGGGCCACCGCGGCACTGGATATCTCCGGCAGAGGATACCTCGTCATGGAAGGTTCCTTCACCGGTATCTCTACGGGAAGTATTCCAAACGACGTGTTCGAACACTTTTTCTACAGTCTCTGCATCAATGCAGGCATCACTGCCCATGTGATATTTTCTGGTGTAAACGATCATCACAAATGTGAAGCGATCTTCAAGGCATTCGGTATAGCTCTTGGGGAGGCACTTTCCATCCGTCCTGGAAATACTGCGGTTCCAAGCACGAAAGGAACACTATAA
- a CDS encoding methanogenesis marker 2 protein, translated as MSADTYTPESVSDAVRKYDGVRRKKAIGNLVKTLHIDNIDVVASYGEDAAVIQNGRSALLLAADGIWNQLMELDPYWAGYCSILVNVHDIAAMGGRPVAMVDVLSAADDELMNMVTRGMCDAARAFDVPVVGGHLHPDAPHNVIDVSILGIAELDSVIYSTKAEPGDAIIVAMDLNGRIHPNARMNWDSVTMKDPKLLRSQIAVMKTLGERHLLTAGKDISNPGIIGTLGMLLESSNVGGLIDLDAIPRPDLDKLGIGFEQWVRMYPGMGFIVTANQGSVDQVCQLFRKVNMAAQVIGTVNDTRKLVLQKGSEKATLFNFCVEGITNISSV; from the coding sequence ATGTCTGCAGATACATATACCCCTGAATCCGTTTCAGACGCCGTTCGAAAATATGACGGCGTTCGACGTAAAAAAGCGATTGGCAATCTAGTAAAAACGCTCCACATCGACAACATTGATGTTGTTGCATCGTACGGAGAGGATGCTGCGGTAATTCAGAACGGTCGTTCGGCTCTCCTCCTGGCTGCAGACGGGATATGGAACCAGCTGATGGAACTCGATCCGTATTGGGCAGGATACTGCTCGATCCTTGTAAATGTTCATGATATAGCGGCGATGGGCGGGCGGCCGGTTGCAATGGTTGATGTTCTTTCTGCCGCAGACGACGAACTTATGAACATGGTCACCCGAGGCATGTGCGATGCGGCCAGAGCTTTCGACGTGCCGGTGGTCGGCGGCCATCTCCACCCCGATGCGCCCCACAATGTCATCGATGTTTCGATCCTCGGGATCGCCGAGCTGGACAGTGTGATCTACAGCACCAAAGCGGAGCCGGGAGATGCGATCATCGTTGCGATGGATCTTAACGGAAGAATCCATCCAAACGCCCGGATGAACTGGGACTCTGTAACGATGAAGGATCCAAAACTGCTCAGATCCCAGATTGCCGTGATGAAAACCCTTGGCGAACGTCATCTCCTTACCGCAGGAAAAGACATCTCGAATCCCGGCATCATCGGAACGCTTGGTATGCTTCTTGAGTCCAGTAATGTCGGAGGTCTGATCGATCTTGATGCGATCCCGCGGCCGGATCTGGATAAGCTTGGGATCGGATTCGAACAGTGGGTTCGCATGTATCCCGGGATGGGATTCATCGTAACAGCAAATCAGGGCTCTGTCGATCAGGTATGTCAGCTGTTTAGAAAAGTCAACATGGCAGCTCAGGTCATCGGGACGGTAAATGATACACGCAAACTCGTCCTTCAGAAAGGAAGCGAGAAAGCCACGCTCTTCAACTTCTGTGTTGAGGGCATTACCAATATTAGTTCAGTATGA